One window from the genome of Pseudoalteromonas sp. '520P1 No. 423' encodes:
- a CDS encoding ABC transporter ATP-binding protein, whose translation MLTIRNLSKTYDNGVQALKSVSLDIEPGLFGLLGPNGAGKSSLMRTIATLQQPSHGQISFDNKDIVKNPNVLRECLGYLPQEFGVYPKASCYELLNHLALLKGIVDKEQRQTQIENLLHLTNLYDKRHNDVATYSGGMKQRFGIAQALLGDPKLIIVDEPTAGLDPQERNRFHNLLCEISENIVVILSTHIVEDVSQLCPNMAILINGQIQLHGKPASLIRTLDGRVWSKMVNRAEAADYRTRFNVLSERLITGKTQLIIESEFQPEIGFKPITPDLEDVYFSTLNKAQGIGHTNQGDQDVA comes from the coding sequence ATGTTAACTATTAGAAATTTATCAAAAACTTATGACAATGGAGTTCAAGCGCTTAAATCAGTATCACTTGACATAGAACCTGGTTTATTTGGCTTACTTGGGCCAAATGGAGCTGGAAAGTCATCTTTAATGCGCACAATCGCGACGTTGCAACAACCTTCTCACGGACAAATTAGTTTTGATAATAAAGACATTGTTAAAAACCCTAATGTATTACGTGAATGTTTAGGCTATTTGCCGCAAGAATTTGGTGTATACCCGAAAGCCAGCTGCTATGAATTGTTAAATCATTTAGCGTTATTAAAAGGTATTGTTGATAAAGAGCAGCGTCAAACACAAATAGAAAATCTACTGCATTTAACCAATTTATACGACAAGCGTCACAATGACGTTGCGACGTATTCAGGCGGTATGAAACAGCGTTTTGGTATTGCGCAAGCCTTACTAGGTGACCCAAAACTTATTATTGTTGATGAACCAACCGCAGGGCTGGATCCGCAAGAACGCAACCGTTTTCATAATTTATTGTGTGAAATCAGCGAAAACATAGTTGTTATTTTATCAACACATATCGTTGAAGATGTCAGTCAACTTTGTCCAAACATGGCAATTCTTATTAATGGTCAGATTCAATTGCATGGAAAACCTGCTTCGTTAATCCGTACGTTAGACGGTCGAGTCTGGTCAAAAATGGTCAATAGAGCAGAAGCTGCAGACTACCGCACTAGATTCAACGTTTTATCTGAACGATTAATTACTGGCAAAACTCAACTAATCATTGAAAGTGAATTCCAACCAGAAATTGGATTCAAGCCCATTACTCCAGATTTAGAAGATGTTTACTTTTCTACGTTAAACAAGGCTCAAGGTATTGGTCATACAAATCAAGGGGATCAAGATGTTGCTTAA
- a CDS encoding sensor histidine kinase, with protein sequence MNVLLKSIALVLGYGVSLYLIYLATNPEVLIVFLTISLMLPLIYLIQDRAKQKQYIDHLHQETLKAELSLLKSQINPHFFFNTLNNLYGLAVEKSDLTEEVIYRLSQMMRFTIYGGRKHTVSVEDEIAYLENFIELNQLRHQHRLDIRFERHITNDQQRIPPLLFINLLENAFKHGVDTLTDGQYIHFCLTTKPEMIEFTIKNNFDKTVLEKNKKQRASGGLGLDNLKRRLVLLFPDKHQIKTNVTDSLYKTTVSIDLT encoded by the coding sequence TTGAACGTTTTGTTAAAGAGTATTGCGCTAGTATTAGGTTATGGCGTCAGCCTATATCTTATCTATCTTGCCACAAACCCTGAGGTACTGATTGTATTTTTAACCATTAGCTTGATGCTACCGCTTATTTATTTGATACAAGATAGGGCAAAACAAAAACAGTACATTGACCATTTACATCAAGAAACACTCAAAGCTGAACTGAGTTTACTAAAAAGTCAAATTAATCCACACTTTTTCTTTAATACTTTAAATAACTTATATGGGCTAGCCGTTGAGAAGTCTGATTTAACTGAAGAGGTAATATACCGGCTGTCTCAAATGATGCGTTTTACAATTTATGGTGGCCGTAAACATACAGTATCGGTGGAGGACGAAATTGCATATTTGGAAAATTTCATTGAACTAAATCAACTGCGCCATCAACACCGATTGGATATTCGTTTTGAACGACATATCACCAATGATCAACAACGTATTCCGCCACTATTATTCATTAATTTGCTAGAAAACGCCTTCAAACACGGTGTTGATACCTTAACCGATGGTCAGTATATTCATTTTTGTTTAACGACTAAGCCGGAGATGATCGAATTTACGATCAAAAATAATTTCGACAAAACGGTATTAGAGAAAAATAAAAAGCAACGAGCAAGCGGTGGACTGGGATTAGACAATTTAAAGCGCAGGCTTGTTTTGCTTTTTCCAGATAAACACCAAATAAAAACAAATGTTACCGATAGCCTTTATAAAACAACAGTTTCGATAGACTTAACATAA
- a CDS encoding LytTR family DNA-binding domain-containing protein, whose protein sequence is MNYLIIDDEPTAHKLITRFAQAHPTLNLVGSCFNAMQAEQLMQSKQVDVIFLDINMPKMTGFEFLTALKQPPQIVVISAHQEYALESYEYEISDYLLKPFNAERFGKTFQKITDKQALIESHMQSGNSSNALQESIFIKDDKKHHQVALNELLYVKANGNYSSVYLKGSQLLSQMKISDFERLLPEEHFSRVHRSYMVAHHALTLIKASEVHINDFVVPVGRIYKDKVSQIVNKK, encoded by the coding sequence ATGAATTATTTGATCATCGACGATGAGCCAACCGCGCATAAATTGATCACTCGATTTGCACAAGCTCATCCGACATTAAACTTAGTGGGTTCGTGTTTTAATGCGATGCAAGCTGAACAATTGATGCAATCGAAACAAGTTGACGTGATTTTTCTAGATATTAATATGCCGAAAATGACGGGGTTTGAATTTTTAACCGCACTCAAACAGCCCCCACAAATCGTTGTTATTTCAGCACACCAAGAGTATGCATTAGAAAGCTATGAATACGAAATAAGTGACTACTTACTTAAACCGTTTAATGCTGAACGGTTTGGTAAAACATTTCAAAAGATAACCGATAAACAAGCGTTGATCGAAAGTCATATGCAAAGTGGGAACAGCAGCAATGCCCTGCAAGAAAGTATCTTTATAAAGGATGATAAAAAACATCATCAAGTGGCATTAAATGAATTACTTTATGTTAAAGCAAATGGCAACTATTCCTCAGTTTATTTAAAAGGCTCTCAGTTACTAAGCCAAATGAAAATTTCTGATTTTGAGCGATTATTGCCAGAGGAACATTTTTCTCGAGTACATCGTTCATACATGGTTGCCCATCATGCATTGACATTAATCAAGGCCAGTGAAGTACATATTAATGATTTTGTTGTACCGGTTGGGCGAATATACAAAGACAAAGTGTCACAAATAGTTAATAAGAAGTAA
- a CDS encoding RDD family protein produces the protein MTSNEINFPRTGLGRRLASWVYDALVVVAFSMVTTVLFLFSVQGLISLEVLKLGNAIDVSDLIESNLILESIRGILLIGVNCAFFVYFWTKGGQTIGMRSWRLKVQNLDGSNISIKQGIIRAFCSLLGLGNLLVVIDFKNKRALQDYAANTEMVTLTKEENKRIYQSMD, from the coding sequence ATGACGAGTAACGAAATAAACTTTCCAAGAACAGGACTTGGTCGCAGATTAGCTTCTTGGGTATATGACGCTTTGGTTGTTGTTGCGTTCTCTATGGTAACTACGGTACTTTTTTTATTTTCTGTACAAGGGTTAATCTCTTTAGAAGTACTCAAATTGGGTAATGCAATTGATGTTTCAGATTTAATTGAGAGCAACCTGATCTTAGAGAGTATTCGAGGTATTTTATTAATCGGTGTTAATTGTGCTTTTTTTGTTTATTTTTGGACTAAAGGCGGACAAACAATTGGTATGCGCTCATGGCGTTTAAAAGTTCAAAACTTAGATGGCAGTAATATCTCTATTAAGCAGGGGATTATTCGCGCTTTCTGTTCGCTATTGGGTCTAGGTAATTTATTAGTTGTTATTGATTTTAAAAATAAACGTGCTTTACAAGATTATGCTGCTAATACAGAAATGGTTACTTTAACTAAAGAAGAAAATAAACGCATTTATCAATCTATGGACTAA
- the pdxJ gene encoding pyridoxine 5'-phosphate synthase, which produces MKDVLLGINVDHIATLRQVRGTTYPEPSHAASVAEHAGADGITIHLREDRRHIQDRDVAVMKQTIQTRMNLEIAVTEEMIAIAIDTQPEYVCLVPEKREELTTEGGLDVAGNQDKIADAVKRLTDAGIKVSLFVDADEKQLKACSHVGAPYIEIHTGAYADAQNDKDQLAELNRIKDGVAFAAGLDLIVNAGHGLNYHNVKPIAAIEEIYELNIGHAIIARAAIDGLEKAVRDMKRLMVEARL; this is translated from the coding sequence ATGAAAGATGTTTTATTAGGTATTAATGTTGACCACATAGCCACATTACGCCAAGTGAGGGGCACAACTTATCCAGAACCTTCTCATGCAGCAAGCGTTGCAGAGCATGCTGGTGCTGATGGTATTACAATTCATTTACGTGAAGATCGCCGTCATATACAAGACAGAGATGTTGCAGTGATGAAGCAGACAATTCAAACCAGAATGAATCTTGAAATTGCTGTAACTGAAGAAATGATTGCAATAGCAATAGATACTCAACCTGAATATGTATGCTTAGTACCAGAAAAACGTGAAGAGCTGACAACAGAAGGTGGTTTAGATGTTGCTGGCAATCAAGACAAAATAGCTGATGCAGTAAAGCGTTTAACAGATGCGGGTATTAAAGTGTCTTTATTTGTAGATGCAGATGAAAAGCAGTTAAAAGCCTGCTCACATGTGGGTGCACCTTATATTGAAATTCATACTGGTGCTTACGCTGATGCCCAAAATGATAAAGATCAATTAGCAGAACTAAACCGTATTAAAGATGGTGTTGCTTTTGCTGCAGGCCTTGATTTGATTGTCAATGCAGGTCATGGCTTAAATTATCATAATGTAAAACCAATTGCGGCAATAGAAGAGATTTATGAGCTAAATATTGGTCATGCAATCATTGCACGTGCGGCGATTGATGGTTTAGAAAAAGCAGTTAGAGATATGAAACGTTTAATGGTTGAAGCGAGACTTTAA
- the recO gene encoding DNA repair protein RecO: MNTTLYNAYLLHHRPYSDSQIMIDMLVEGVGQLRMLARLKGRHSIKHKAQLQPFQQLLISFTGKGDLKYLTQFELSGKVTLLKGKSLYCGFYLNELCQRIIPHNEPIEDAYELYHQHINHLQQDNEVELYLRTFEFQLLELLGYGIDFEFDIAGDKIQTKSQYQFFDEMGWGKILQNEADYYSYQQAVCGEQLLAILNYDFRKSSVRQLAKQLSRYLLKPLLGNKPLKSRELFIKP; this comes from the coding sequence ATGAATACAACACTTTACAATGCATATCTATTGCATCACAGACCTTATAGTGATTCGCAAATAATGATTGATATGCTTGTAGAGGGCGTAGGGCAACTTAGAATGCTTGCTAGACTTAAAGGCAGGCATTCAATTAAACACAAAGCACAACTGCAACCATTCCAACAACTTCTGATCAGCTTTACTGGTAAAGGTGATTTAAAATACCTCACACAATTTGAATTATCTGGTAAAGTCACTTTACTTAAAGGCAAATCTCTTTATTGCGGGTTTTATTTAAATGAATTATGCCAACGCATCATTCCCCATAATGAACCTATAGAAGATGCTTACGAGCTTTATCATCAGCATATTAATCATTTACAACAAGATAATGAAGTAGAGCTTTATTTGAGAACATTTGAATTTCAATTGTTAGAATTATTAGGCTATGGCATTGATTTTGAGTTTGATATCGCTGGCGATAAAATTCAAACTAAAAGTCAATACCAGTTTTTTGATGAAATGGGATGGGGAAAAATACTGCAAAATGAAGCTGACTATTATAGCTATCAGCAAGCTGTATGCGGTGAACAATTATTAGCAATTTTAAACTATGACTTTAGAAAGTCATCCGTAAGGCAATTGGCGAAACAACTCAGTCGCTATTTATTAAAACCCTTATTGGGAAATAAACCTTTAAAAAGCAGAGAGCTATTTATAAAGCCCTGA
- the era gene encoding GTPase Era, giving the protein MVAIVGRPNVGKSTLLNEIIEQKVSITSRKPQTTRHRIMGIHTEDNYQAVYIDTPGLHIDEKRAINRLMNRAASSSIGDVELILFLVEGTHWTEDDEMVLNKVMLSGTPVLLLINKVDLVKDKEELLPHLEFLAKKGDFLDILPISATKGKNIEIIKNHVKDHLQPCEFYFPEDYVTDRSMRFLAAEIIREKLMRFMGDEVPYSITVEIEQFKWQDNGVWQVNGLILVERETQKRMVIGNKGEKLKTIGREARKDMETMLDNKVFLELWVKVKSGWADDERALRSLGYGSE; this is encoded by the coding sequence ATGGTTGCCATTGTAGGTCGTCCAAATGTGGGTAAATCTACTTTATTAAATGAAATAATCGAACAAAAGGTGAGCATTACTTCTCGTAAACCACAAACGACTAGACATCGTATTATGGGTATACATACAGAAGATAATTATCAAGCTGTTTATATTGATACTCCTGGGTTACATATAGATGAAAAACGTGCCATTAACCGTTTAATGAACCGTGCTGCAAGTAGTTCTATTGGTGATGTTGAGTTAATTCTATTTTTAGTTGAAGGCACACATTGGACTGAAGATGATGAAATGGTACTAAATAAGGTAATGCTTAGTGGTACGCCTGTTTTATTATTGATCAATAAAGTTGACTTAGTTAAAGATAAAGAAGAGTTATTACCTCATCTTGAGTTTTTAGCGAAAAAAGGTGACTTTTTAGATATTTTACCTATCTCTGCGACTAAAGGTAAAAATATCGAAATAATCAAAAATCATGTAAAAGATCACTTACAGCCTTGTGAGTTTTATTTTCCTGAAGATTATGTTACCGATAGATCTATGCGCTTTTTAGCCGCTGAAATCATTCGAGAAAAGTTAATGCGCTTTATGGGCGATGAAGTACCTTACTCAATTACTGTAGAAATCGAGCAGTTCAAATGGCAAGACAATGGCGTTTGGCAGGTAAATGGCTTGATATTAGTAGAGCGTGAAACTCAAAAGCGTATGGTGATTGGCAATAAAGGCGAAAAGCTGAAAACAATTGGCCGAGAAGCGCGTAAAGACATGGAAACCATGTTGGATAACAAAGTTTTCTTAGAGCTTTGGGTTAAAGTGAAGTCTGGCTGGGCTGATGACGAACGTGCTCTACGTAGCTTAGGTTATGGTAGCGAATAG
- the rnc gene encoding ribonuclease III: MKKDAKDLYSKIGYSFVNPQLLEQALTHRSHKGQHNERLEFLGDSILSFVIADKLYHQFPKAREGDLSRMRSTLVRGQTLAEFGVEFKLGDFLRLGPGELKSGGYRRESTLADAVEAIIGAVFLDSGIDNCQELILKWYASRLEAISPEINQKDPKTLLQEYLQARKLPLPSYTVIDTKGQAHNQMFTVECVVEGMDSFTCAGTSRRKAEQKSAELALHKLKNEAKK; encoded by the coding sequence ATGAAAAAAGACGCAAAAGATTTATATTCTAAAATTGGGTATTCGTTTGTAAACCCTCAGTTATTAGAGCAAGCTTTAACACATAGAAGCCATAAAGGTCAGCATAACGAAAGACTGGAGTTTTTAGGTGATTCAATATTGAGTTTTGTTATTGCTGATAAACTTTATCATCAATTTCCAAAAGCAAGAGAAGGTGATTTAAGCCGAATGCGCTCAACTTTAGTGCGAGGACAAACCCTTGCAGAGTTTGGCGTTGAGTTTAAGTTAGGCGACTTTTTAAGATTAGGTCCTGGAGAGCTGAAAAGTGGCGGTTATCGCAGAGAGTCAACGTTAGCTGATGCTGTTGAAGCGATAATAGGTGCCGTATTTTTAGATTCTGGTATCGATAATTGTCAGGAACTAATCTTAAAGTGGTATGCATCTCGTCTTGAAGCGATTTCACCTGAAATCAATCAAAAAGATCCAAAAACCTTATTACAAGAGTATCTACAAGCGCGTAAATTACCTTTACCTAGCTATACTGTAATAGATACGAAAGGGCAGGCACATAACCAAATGTTTACGGTTGAGTGTGTTGTTGAAGGTATGGATAGCTTTACATGTGCGGGAACATCTCGACGCAAAGCTGAGCAAAAATCAGCTGAACTTGCGTTACATAAATTAAAGAATGAAGCTAAAAAATGA
- the lepB gene encoding signal peptidase I, giving the protein MAGYFSTFLVILTLGSGLIWLVDHLVFAPKRKERIALAQSSSGVALDQEALEKIAPLPAITESAISIFPMIAAITVFRSFIFEPFQIPSGSMMPTLLVGDFILVQKYTYGIKDPVWRTQLVEMDNPERGDITVFKYPLDTNVDFIKRVVGLPGDTVVYRNKQLYIKPQCQSGETQNADLKCGEFNKIGLNLVNEDEFSMQGMALPRLTEDLSGGHDILINPMALEAKGRYFTQPGTKADEWRVPADSYFVMGDNRDNSADGRFWGFVPKENLVGKAVFIWMSFEFDNTADDFLPGWIPTGVRFNRLGSIQ; this is encoded by the coding sequence ATGGCAGGGTATTTTTCAACCTTTTTAGTGATCTTGACATTAGGCAGTGGCTTAATTTGGTTAGTTGACCATTTAGTGTTTGCGCCTAAAAGAAAAGAGCGCATTGCATTAGCACAAAGTTCATCTGGTGTTGCACTTGATCAAGAAGCGCTTGAAAAAATAGCGCCATTACCTGCTATAACTGAATCTGCAATCTCGATATTTCCGATGATTGCAGCTATCACAGTGTTTAGATCTTTTATATTTGAACCTTTCCAGATTCCGTCGGGTTCAATGATGCCTACGTTACTTGTTGGTGATTTTATATTAGTTCAAAAGTATACCTACGGTATAAAAGACCCAGTTTGGCGTACACAGTTAGTTGAAATGGACAATCCTGAACGTGGCGACATTACAGTATTTAAATATCCTTTAGATACGAATGTTGATTTTATTAAACGTGTTGTTGGATTACCAGGTGATACAGTTGTTTATCGAAATAAACAACTGTATATAAAACCACAATGTCAGTCAGGTGAAACACAAAATGCAGATCTTAAATGTGGTGAGTTTAATAAAATAGGTTTAAATCTTGTAAATGAAGATGAGTTTTCAATGCAAGGAATGGCTCTACCGCGTTTAACTGAAGATTTATCAGGTGGGCATGATATTTTAATTAACCCTATGGCACTAGAAGCAAAAGGTCGTTACTTCACACAACCTGGTACTAAAGCTGATGAATGGCGTGTGCCAGCGGACAGTTACTTTGTAATGGGTGATAACCGAGATAATAGTGCTGATGGTCGTTTTTGGGGATTTGTACCAAAAGAAAATTTAGTAGGTAAAGCCGTTTTTATCTGGATGAGTTTCGAATTTGATAACACAGCAGATGACTTTTTACCTGGTTGGATACCAACAGGCGTTCGTTTTAATCGGTTAGGTTCTATCCAATAA
- the lepA gene encoding translation elongation factor 4 encodes MKHIRNFSIIAHIDHGKSTLSDRLIHFCGGLSDREMQAQVLDSMDIERERGITIKAQSVTLDYKAKDGETYQLNFIDTPGHVDFSYEVSRSLAACEGALLVVDAGQGVEAQTVANCYTALEMDVEVLPILNKIDLPQAEPERVSEEIEDIVGIEATDAVQCSAKTGIGIQDVLETIVENIPAPKGETDAPLLALIIDSWFDPYQGVVSLVRIKQGVLNSGDKIRVMSTDQIHGADNIGIFTPKQTATQTLKTGEVGFIIAGIKEIHGAPVGDTITLARKGAEEPLSGFEKAKPQVYAGMFPISSDDYENFRDALAKLSLNDASLFYEPESSTALGFGFRCGFLGMLHMEIIQERLEREYDMDLITTAPTVIYEIETKRETIQIDNPSELPPLNDIVEIREPIVEAHILVPKDYLGNVITLCIEKRGMQTNMSYHGNQVALTYELPMAEVVMDFFDKLKSTSRGFASLDYNFKHFQASNMVRVDILINGERVDALAIIVHHESAQTRGRQLAEALKELIPRQQFDIAIQAAIGAHVIARTTIKQLRKNVIAKCYGGDVSRKKKLLKKQKEGKKRMKQVGNVEVPQEAFLAILKVGK; translated from the coding sequence ATGAAGCATATCCGTAATTTTTCGATCATCGCACATATTGACCATGGTAAATCAACTCTTTCAGATCGTCTGATCCATTTTTGTGGTGGTTTATCAGACCGTGAAATGCAAGCTCAAGTTTTGGATTCAATGGACATTGAACGCGAACGTGGTATTACCATTAAAGCGCAAAGTGTCACTTTGGACTACAAAGCAAAAGATGGTGAGACTTACCAACTAAATTTCATCGACACACCTGGTCATGTAGATTTTTCTTATGAAGTATCACGATCTCTTGCTGCCTGTGAAGGTGCATTATTAGTAGTTGATGCCGGTCAGGGCGTTGAAGCGCAGACAGTTGCCAACTGTTACACTGCATTAGAAATGGACGTAGAAGTACTTCCTATTTTAAATAAAATTGATTTACCACAGGCAGAGCCTGAACGTGTTTCAGAAGAAATTGAAGACATTGTTGGCATCGAAGCGACAGATGCTGTGCAATGCTCTGCTAAAACAGGCATAGGTATACAAGATGTTTTAGAAACCATTGTTGAAAATATCCCAGCACCAAAAGGGGAAACAGACGCACCTTTGCTAGCCTTAATTATAGATTCGTGGTTTGACCCATACCAAGGTGTTGTATCTTTAGTACGTATTAAGCAAGGTGTATTAAACTCAGGTGATAAAATCAGAGTTATGTCGACAGACCAAATACACGGCGCTGATAATATTGGTATTTTCACTCCTAAGCAAACTGCAACGCAAACTCTAAAAACAGGTGAAGTTGGATTTATTATCGCCGGCATTAAAGAGATCCACGGTGCACCAGTAGGTGATACAATCACTTTAGCGCGTAAAGGCGCTGAAGAACCTTTATCTGGTTTTGAAAAGGCAAAACCACAAGTTTACGCTGGTATGTTCCCTATCTCATCTGATGATTACGAGAACTTCCGTGATGCACTTGCAAAACTGAGCCTAAATGATGCTTCTTTATTTTATGAGCCAGAGAGTTCAACTGCACTAGGTTTTGGTTTCCGTTGTGGTTTCCTTGGTATGTTACACATGGAAATTATTCAAGAGCGTTTAGAGCGTGAATACGATATGGATTTAATTACCACTGCGCCAACGGTAATTTATGAAATTGAAACTAAACGTGAAACAATTCAAATTGATAATCCGTCTGAACTGCCGCCACTTAACGATATTGTTGAAATTCGTGAGCCTATCGTGGAAGCACATATATTAGTACCAAAAGATTACTTAGGTAATGTCATTACTTTATGTATCGAAAAACGTGGTATGCAAACTAATATGTCTTACCATGGTAATCAAGTCGCTCTTACTTATGAATTACCTATGGCTGAAGTAGTAATGGATTTCTTTGATAAATTGAAATCAACTAGCCGTGGTTTTGCATCATTGGATTATAATTTTAAGCATTTCCAAGCATCAAACATGGTTCGTGTTGATATCTTAATTAATGGTGAGCGTGTAGATGCGTTAGCTATTATTGTACATCATGAAAGCGCACAAACGCGTGGTCGCCAATTAGCAGAAGCACTAAAAGAGCTTATTCCACGTCAGCAGTTTGATATTGCGATTCAAGCCGCGATTGGTGCACATGTTATTGCCCGTACAACAATTAAGCAGTTACGTAAAAATGTAATCGCAAAATGTTACGGTGGTGATGTGAGTCGTAAGAAAAAATTACTGAAAAAACAAAAAGAAGGTAAAAAACGCATGAAGCAAGTGGGTAATGTTGAAGTCCCACAAGAAGCGTTTTTAGCAATCCTCAAAGTTGGTAAATAA
- a CDS encoding SoxR reducing system RseC family protein, translating to MIEQTLTVTSVDGLTAFLRPEEKPTCEGCNGQCGSKIFSKLFGDKSPELAFVFEEQLNIGQKVKMALDDSHVLKSSLLVYLLPLLFAIVFAISGAALMSLSEGWQILLAFIGGVIGLLLAKKQLKKVNYDIKVIKIYPNSLPLTQIDGD from the coding sequence GTGATAGAACAAACTTTAACTGTTACCTCTGTGGATGGCTTAACAGCATTTTTAAGACCAGAAGAAAAACCTACCTGTGAAGGATGTAATGGTCAATGTGGCAGCAAAATATTTAGCAAGCTTTTTGGTGATAAATCACCTGAGCTTGCTTTTGTTTTTGAAGAGCAACTCAACATCGGACAAAAAGTAAAAATGGCACTTGATGATAGTCATGTACTCAAAAGCTCACTGCTAGTTTATTTATTACCACTATTATTTGCGATTGTTTTTGCTATTTCAGGTGCTGCATTAATGTCATTATCTGAAGGTTGGCAAATCTTGTTAGCATTTATTGGCGGTGTCATTGGTTTATTATTAGCCAAAAAACAGCTTAAAAAAGTAAATTATGATATAAAAGTCATAAAAATTTACCCAAATAGCCTACCATTAACGCAAATAGATGGTGATTAG